Within Halarchaeum grantii, the genomic segment GAAGGTCGTCACCCACGAGCGCATCGAGTCCACGCTCGGCGTCGACCTCACCGAGGAAGAGGTGCTCGACCTCTTCGGGCGCGCCGGCCTCGACGCCGAGAGCGAGGTCTGGGGCGAGCAAGGCATCGACTACGTCGTCGAAATCCCGCCCTACCGGACGGACGTCCTCCACCCCGTCGACCTCGTGGACGACGTCGGTCGCGCCTACGGCTTCAACGATCTCGTCCCGCGCTACCCCGACGTCTCCACCGTCGGCGGCCGCACCGAGACGTCCCGACTGGAGCGCGCCGTCCGCGAGACGCTCGTCGGCCTCGGCCACCAGGACCTCCTCAACTTCCACCTCACGAACGAAGCGGAGAACTACGAGCGCATGCGCCTCGAACCCGGGAGCGACGCGCTCGGCGGCGGCGAACCCGCGACCATCGCCGAACCCTACAGCGAGGACTACACCATCGTCCGCACGTGGGCGCTCCCCTCGCTCGTCAGCCTCCTCGAGAACAACACGCACCGGGCCTACCCGCAGGACGTCGCCGAAGTCGGCTTCGCCGCCGAACGCGACGACAGCAACACGGGGGTCGCCGAACGCCGCACCGTCGCGGGCGCCGTCGTCCGCCACGACGCCTCCTACGAGGACGCCAAGGCCCGCCTCCAAGTGCTCGCGCGCGACTTCGACGTCGAACTCGAGACGCCGCCCACAACGCATCCCTCGTTCATCGACGGGCGTACTGCCAGCGTCGTTATCGACGGCGAACCCGTGGGCGTCATCGGCGAACTCCACCCCGAGGTGCTCGTCGAACACGACCTCGAAGTGCCGGTCGCGGCCTTCGAGTTCCGCCTCGACGCGCTCGCGGAGTAGCACACGCTCGCGGCTGGCGTTCTTCGCGAGCAGAAGACACCGCGACGACGACTCGCTCTCTCAGAGGTCCGCGCCGACCGCGTCCGCAACCGAGTCGAAGCCGTCGCGCTCCAGAAGTTCGAGAAGGCCGCGATTGATCTCCGTCGCGATGGACGGCCCGCGATAGACCATCCCCGTGTAGAGCTGGACGACGCTCGCGCCCGCGCGGATCTTCGCGTAGGCGTCCTCCGCCGTGAAGACGCCGCCCACGCCCACGACCGGGAGGTCCGTGCGCTCCGCGACGAAGCGGACCGTGTCCGTCGCGCGGTCCCGGAGCGGCGCACCCGAGAGCCCGCCGTCCTCCACGCGGCTCGGGTGCGAGAGGCCGTCGCGCTCCGTCGTCGTGTTCACCGCGATGACCCCATCGAGACCGATTTCCTCCGCGAGGTCCACGCCCGCCGCGACCCCCTCGCGCGAGAGGTCCGGGGAGAACTTCACGAGGAGCGGGCTCGCTCCCGCCTCACGGAGCGTCGTCAGGATCTCCGCTAAGGCGTCGCTGTGCTGGAGGTCGCGCAGGCCCGGCGTGTTCGGGCTGGAGACGTTCACAACGAAGTAGTCGCCCGCGTCCGCGACGCGCTCGTACGTGTACAGGTAGTCGTCCGCCGCCTCATCGAGCGGCGTCGACTTCGACTTCCCGATGTTCACGCCCACCGGGACGTCCGGGAGCGTGCTCGCGTCGAGGCGTGCGCCCACCGCGTCCGCGCCGTCGTTGTTGAACCCCATCCGGTTGATAATCGCCTCGTCCTCCGGCAGGCGGAACATCCGCGGCTTCGGGTTGCCGGGCTGGCGCTCCGCCGTGACGCCGCCGACTTCGAGGTGACCGAAGCCGAGCGCCGCCAGCCCACGCGGGACGTGCGCGTTCTTGTCGAAACCCGCCGCGACCCCCACCGGATTGGGGAACTCGTTGTCGAACGCCCGCACGCGCAGGCGCTCGTCGTCCACGCCGTACCAGCGGTCGAGGCCGGCGAGCACCGGCGGGACGGACTGTGCTCCGCGTAGGAGAGAATGAACGGCCGTGTGCGCCGTCTCCGCCGGTAGCTGGAAGAGAAGCGGCTTGAGCGTCTCGTACATCTGACGGCCCGCTCAGAAGTCGTGCTCGACCTCGTCCGGGTCGGCTTTCTGGATGATAATCTTGTCCTCGCGGACGCGGACGAACACCTCGTCGCCGATCTCCAACCCGGCGACCGCGAGTTCGTCCTCGTGGAGATTGACGTGAGCGTTGTGGTACTCCCCGTCCTCCCCTTTCGCACCACTCGGGCTGAGCTTCTTCTTGCGGACCATCGACTGACCTACGTCTACGTTCGACAGAGCAGTTACTTAAGCCCTTCCGAGTCTGCACCGGCTCGATGCTCCGGTCCTCTCACGCGGCGAATCGCCACACAGACGGCCGATTTCGGCGATATGTTTATGATACGCCCTGTGTATCGTTCGCACGGAACGAGACCATGGTACGTGAGGACGGCAAGCGGAACTTCGCGCTCCGCGACAGCGACGGTTCGGAGAGTAGCGTTTTCAGTGGGAGCACGCCGAGACAGGCGGCGCTCAAGGCCGCCCGACGGATCGACGACGTCGGCGAGAGCGAGGCGGCCGCCACCCGCTACGAGATACAGCTCCGAGAGAAAGGTACCGACAAACTCCACATCTACGAGGCGTGGGCGTGGCAGTCCGACTCCCCCGACGACAAGCCCGACTGGATGCCCGGGGAAATCACCGAAGCGAACGTCGCCAAACAGGGAATCGAGCACCTCGACGAACCCTGAGCACGGATCGTCGGTCGGCTCTCCACCCGACCAGCCATCCGTCGCGTTAATCCTCCCCCGTCGCGTAGTGCCGTCTGCGCGGGTACCACCCGACCAGACTGTACGCACACACGCGTAGGATGACCGGTCGGCCTCCGCCCGCGTCGCATTTTCCGTGCTACGACAGAGCGTCCCGAAGGGGGTGGTGGTTCGACGGCCTT encodes:
- a CDS encoding non-histone chromosomal MC1 family protein, translating into MVREDGKRNFALRDSDGSESSVFSGSTPRQAALKAARRIDDVGESEAAATRYEIQLREKGTDKLHIYEAWAWQSDSPDDKPDWMPGEITEANVAKQGIEHLDEP
- a CDS encoding quinone-dependent dihydroorotate dehydrogenase, which translates into the protein MYETLKPLLFQLPAETAHTAVHSLLRGAQSVPPVLAGLDRWYGVDDERLRVRAFDNEFPNPVGVAAGFDKNAHVPRGLAALGFGHLEVGGVTAERQPGNPKPRMFRLPEDEAIINRMGFNNDGADAVGARLDASTLPDVPVGVNIGKSKSTPLDEAADDYLYTYERVADAGDYFVVNVSSPNTPGLRDLQHSDALAEILTTLREAGASPLLVKFSPDLSREGVAAGVDLAEEIGLDGVIAVNTTTERDGLSHPSRVEDGGLSGAPLRDRATDTVRFVAERTDLPVVGVGGVFTAEDAYAKIRAGASVVQLYTGMVYRGPSIATEINRGLLELLERDGFDSVADAVGADL
- a CDS encoding AbrB/MazE/SpoVT family DNA-binding domain-containing protein, with the translated sequence MVRKKKLSPSGAKGEDGEYHNAHVNLHEDELAVAGLEIGDEVFVRVREDKIIIQKADPDEVEHDF